One bacterium genomic window, GCTGGAACTACTGCCCCTACTGCACCGGTCCGCTGGGATCCGGCAAAGGCTCGACCGACGCCGATTCATCGTGAAATTCAACGCGTCCCGCCTGGCGGGAACGCTTAAAAGGAGAGAGATGATACGCAGAAAAACGACCCTGATTCTCGCCCTGATAACAGGCATCCTCTTAGTCACCGCCCTGCCCGCGGTATCGGAGGGTCCGCACCGCGACGGCGGGGGGCCCGGTGAAGGGGGCGGCCCCATGTGCATGGCCTTCATCCCCGGCATCACGGCGGATCAGCTCGAGTCCATCGCCGCCATCCGCGACGAGCACCACGATGCGATGCAGGACCTGCGCGACAAGCTTTACGAGGCCAAGAACGCCTTCCGGGAGCTGATGCGCGACCCCGACCCGGACCTCGCCGCCGTGCGTAAGGCCAAGGAAAAACTGGACGCCCTGGAGACCGACATGCTCATCGCCCGGCTGGAGATGCGCGCCGCCGTGCGGAATATTTTGACCGACGGGCAGCGGATCTTCTTCGACGAGATGCAGGCCTTCGACCACCACGAAGGGGGCATGGACCCCGGCATGGGTTCCGGTCCCGGTATGGGATCGTGTCCCGGAATGGGCCCCGGATCGGGCATGGGCCCCGGCCCGGGCATGTCCGACGACTAGCGCCGAACCCCCTCCCTCCCAGGTGAGGCGCAACAAGGGGAACCCCCGCGGGTTCCCCCC contains:
- a CDS encoding Spy/CpxP family protein refolding chaperone encodes the protein MIRRKTTLILALITGILLVTALPAVSEGPHRDGGGPGEGGGPMCMAFIPGITADQLESIAAIRDEHHDAMQDLRDKLYEAKNAFRELMRDPDPDLAAVRKAKEKLDALETDMLIARLEMRAAVRNILTDGQRIFFDEMQAFDHHEGGMDPGMGSGPGMGSCPGMGPGSGMGPGPGMSDD